From the genome of Saccopteryx bilineata isolate mSacBil1 chromosome 6, mSacBil1_pri_phased_curated, whole genome shotgun sequence, one region includes:
- the ABHD13 gene encoding protein ABHD13, translated as MEKSWMLWNFVERWLIALASWSWALCRISLLPLIVTFHLYGGIILLVLIFISIAGILYKFQDVLLYFPEQPSSSRLYVPMPTGIPHENIFIRTKDGVRLNLILIRYTGDNSLYSPTIIYFHGNAGNIGHRLPNALLMLVNLKVNLLLVDYRGYGKSEGEASEEGLYLDSEAVLDYVMTRPDLDKTKIFLFGRSLGGAVAIHLASENSHRISAIMVENTFLSIPHMASTLFSFFPMRYLPLWCYKNKFLSYRKISQCRMPSLFISGLSDQLIPPVMMKQLYELSPSRTKRLAIFPDGTHNDTWQCQGYFTSLEQFIKEVIKSHSPEEMAKTSSNVTII; from the coding sequence ATGGAAAAGTCCTGGATGCTGTGGAACTTTGTTGAAAGATGGCTAATAGCCTTGGCCTCATGGTCTTGGGCTCTCTGCCGTATTTCTCTTTTACCTTTAATAGTGACTTTTCATTTGTATGGAGGCATTATCTTACTTGTGTTAATATTCATATCAATAGCAGGTATTCTATATAAATTCCAGGATGTATTGCTTTATTTTCCAGAACAGCCATCTTCTTCACGCCTTTATGTTCCCATGCCCACTGGTATTCCAcatgaaaacattttcatcagAACCAAAGATGGAGTGCGTCTGAATCTTATTTTGATAAGATACACTGGGGACAATTCCCTCTATTCTCCAACCATAATTTATTTTCATGGGAATGCAGGCAATATAGGTCACAGGTTACCAAACGCATTGCTTATGTTGGTTAATCTCAAAGTTAATCTTCTGCTCGTTGATTATCGAGGATATGGAAAAAGCGAAGGAGAAGCGAGTGAAGAAGGACTCTACCTAGATTCTGAAGCTGTGCTAGACTATGTGATGACTAGACCTGACCTTGATAAgacaaaaatttttctttttggccgTTCCTTGGGAGGAGCGGTGGCTATTCATTTGGCTTCTGAAAATTCACATAGGATTTCAGCCATCATGGTGGAGAACACATTTTTAAGCATACCGCATATGGCCAgcactttattttcattctttccaaTGCGTTATCTTCCTTTATGGtgctacaaaaataaatttttgtcctACAGAAAAATCTCACAGTGCAGAATGCCTTCTCTTTTCATCTCTGGACTTTCTGACCAATTAATTCCACCAGTAATGATGAAGCAACTTTATGAACTCTCCCCATCTCGGACTAAGCGATTAGCCATTTTTCCTGATGGAACTCACAATGATACATGGCAATGCCAGGGTTACTTCACGAGCCTTGAACAGTTCATCAAAGAAGTAATAAAGAGTCATTCTCCTGAAGAAATGGCAAAAACTTCATCTAATGTGACAAttatataa